The sequence below is a genomic window from Lolium perenne isolate Kyuss_39 chromosome 7, Kyuss_2.0, whole genome shotgun sequence.
atgcaagatttgctggggttccggtgttctggcggtcgttctccccctcctccccccaaaacagcggaacgtgtggcccggcgggtctaccccctagatttctccacgcgagggtgcaccaatgtaccttttcattcttttaggtttgtttagtacatatacacatggagaaccaagattgggaccctttggcacatacacccgcagctcgagccattatcacacgatcgagggtgtgcctgacctactggttagggttcggcgtagggttaggggtagggtctagggtttaggggagctactgtttcaccattacaccttgaaccacacttttacacatagcataggcccacatgcaagatttggtggggttccggtgttccggcggtcgttctccccctcctccccccaaaacaacggaacgtgtgccccggcgggtctacccccctagatttctccgcgcgagggtgcaccaatgtaccttttcattcttttaggtttgtttaggacatatacacatggagaaccaagattgggaccctttggcacatacacccgcagctcgagccattatcacacgatcgagggtgtgcctgatctactggttagggttcggcgtagggttaggggtagggtcaagGGTTTAGGGgaactacttttgcaccattacaccttgaaccacacttttacacatagcataggcccacatgcaaaattttgtggggttccggtgttccggcggtcgttctccccctcctccccccaaaacagcggaacgtgtgccccggcgggtctacccccctagatttctccgtgcgagggtgcacaaatgtaccttttcattcttttaggtttgtttaggacatatacacatggagaaccaagattgggaccctttggcacatacacccgcagctcaagccattatcacacgatcgagggtgtgcctgatctactggttagggttcggcgtagggttagggctagggtctagggtttaggggagctacttttgcacaattacaccttgcaccacactttgacacatagcataggcccacatgcaagatttggtgggtttccggtgttccggcggtcgttctccccctcctcccccccaaaacagcggaacgtgtgccccggcgggtctaccccctagatttctccgcacgagggtgcaccaatgtacattttcattcttttaggtttgtttaggacatatacacaaggagaaccaagattgggaccctttggcacatacacccgcagctcgagccattatcacacgatcgagggtgtgcctgatctactggttagggttcggcgtagggttagggctagggtctagggtttaggggagctacttttgcacaattacaccttgcatcacacttagacacatagcataggcccacatgcaagatttggtggggttccggtgttctggcggtcgttctccccctcctccccccaaaacagcggaacgtgtgccccggcgggtctacccccctagatttctccgcgcgagggtgcaccaatgtacattttcattcttttaggtttgtttaggacatatacacatggagaacaaagattgggaccctttggcacatacacccgcagctcgagccattatcacatgatggagggtgtgcctgatctactggttagggttcggcgtagggttaggggtacggtctagggtttaggggagcgacttttgcaccattacaatttgcaccacactttgacacatagcataggcccacatgcaatatttggtgggtttccggtgttccggcggtcgttctccccctcctccccccaaaacagcggaacgtgtgccccggcgggtctacccccctagatttctccgcgcgagggtgcaccaatgtaccttttcattcttttaggtttgtttaggacatatacacatggagaaccaatattgggaccctttggcacatacacccgcagctcgagccattatcacacgatcgagggtgtgcctgatctactggttagggttcagcgtagggttagggctagggtctagggtttaggggagctaattttgcacaattacaccttgaatcacactttgacacatatcattggcccacatgcaagatttggtggggttccggtgttctggcggtcattctccccctcctccccccaaaacagcggaacgtgtgccccggcgggtctaccccctagatttctccgcgcgagggtgcaccaatttaccttttcattcttttaggtttgtttaggacatatacacggagaaccaagattgggaccctttggcacatacacccgcagctcgagccattatcacacgatcgcgagggtgtgcctgatctactggttagggttcggcgtagggttagggctagggtctagggtttaggggagctacttttgcacaattacaccttgcaccacactttgacacatagcataggcccacatgccagATTTggtgggttccggtgttccggcggtcgatctccctctcctccgcccaaaacagcggaacgtgtgccccggcgggtctacccccctagatttctccgcgcgagggtgcaccaatgtacattttcattcttttaggtttgtttaggacatatacacaaggataaccaagattgggaccctttggcacatacacccgcagctcgagccattatcacacgatcgagggtgtgcctgatctactggttagggttcggtgtagggttagggctagggtctagggtttaggggagctacttttgcacaattacaccttgcatcacacttcgacacatagcataggcccacatgcaagatttggtggggttccggtgttccggcggtcgttctccccctcctccccccaaaacagcggaacgtgtgccccggcgggtctacccccctagatttctccgcgcgagggtgcaccaatgtacattttcattcttttaggtttgtttaggacatatacacatggagaaccaagattgggaccctttggcacatacacccgcagctcgagccattatcacatgatggagggtgtgcctgatctactggttagggttcggcgtagggttaggggtacggtctagggtttaggggagctacttttgcaccattacactttgcaccacactttgacacatagcataggcccacatgcaatatttggtggggttccggtgttccggcagtcgttctccccctcctccccccaaaacaacggaacgtgtgccccggcgggtctacccccctagatttctccgcgcgagggtgcaccaatgtaccttttcattcttttaggtttgtttaggacatatacacatcgagaaccaagattgggaccctttggcacatacacccgcagctcgagccattatcacacgattgaggatgtgcctgatctactggttagggttcggcgtagggttagggctagggtctagggtttaggggagctacttttgcacaattacacattgcatcacactttgacacatatcataggcccacatgcaagatttggtggggttccggtgttccggcggtcgttctccccctcctccccccaaaacagcggaacgtggtccccggcgggtctacccccctagatttctccgtgcaagggtgcaccaatgtacattttcattcttttaggtttgtttaggacatatacacatggagaaccaagattgggacccttgggcacatacacccgcagctcgagccattatcacacgatcgagggtgtgcctgatctactggttagggttcggcgtagggttagggctagggtctagggtttaggggagctacttttgcaccattacaccttgcaccacactttgacacatagcataggcccacatgcaagatttggtggggttccggtgttccgacggtcgttctccccctcctccccccaaaacagcggaacgtgtgccccggcgggtctacccccctagatttctccgcgtgagggtgcaccaatgtacattttcattcttttaggtttgtttaggacatatacacatggagaaccaagattgggaccctttggcacatacacccgcagctcgagccattatcacacgatcgcgagggtgtgcctgatctactggttagggttcggcgtagggttagggctagggtctagggtttaggggagctacttttgcacaattacaccttgcaccacactttgacacatagcataggcccacatgcaaaagAAACAAAATGAAATTTGTAGAACTTATTCACCCCTAGGTTACCATCTCTATCCTTTCAATAATTGCATCATGTCATTCGGAGAATGCTATGTTGGACACACACCCAATGTAAGAATAGCAGTGCGATCGATTAATTAGGTTAGTTTTGTTGTATCTCACAAACACGAAGTAAGTTAATCCTCAaatcatgagatcatgttaatcacttacaccggaggaGTGATTTGATGACATCAAGTGTCACACCGTAAAAATTTGATTATAAAGGTGGCAATTGGTATTCTTAAAGAGAGAGTTGAGAGATATGGATCAGGAGTGGTATTTGTCCATTCAAATGAAACAAAGATATACTCTGGTCCCCTCCCGGTGAAATCacatccgataattttgcaagcACGTGACTAGGTCATAGGAATGCCATATCATGGAATGAGTAAAAATTACTTATCGGTAGCGAGATCGAACTGGGTACAGAAGATACTGACGATCGGATCTCCTGTAAGTAAAGTATCACAAGACAAAGGGATTTTGGTCACAATGTGTATCGTTTATTCGATCACAAGATCtcgttgaatatgtaggagcCATGAATGATCTCCAGATCACATTATTAGTTATTGATCCGAGAGGTGTCCCGATCATCTCTGCATCATTCGTGATTCATAGGATGATACACTTAAGGTTGTTATTATTCATACTCTAAAGAGATAAAATAATAATCAAATTTCTTTGCAaatacaaaaacaaaataaaaaggttATATAGATACAAATCTACACTGCagcaagaaaagaaaaaaattaaaataaaaacatCACAACGTGATATGTCAATATGCACAGACAAAACGGATAGGGGAAGCCTATCAGTATTACtagcacaaaacccgtgcgttgctacggcgcaCATTTAACTTCGATCGACTCCAAATGACTTGGACTTTTGACTGACATTGCCTTTATATCATGAATAGGGTAGTATGTCTGCCCTTGCTTACTCAATGCAAGTGATCCAACAAACCATAAACGAATTGCATCTGCGTATGTAACTTCTCGGTGGACAACGTCCGATGGCAAACAACAAACCTTCGTCTCATTTTCTTTCACTGACAAAAATATTCCCCATTGCCGGCGATCATAGTTGAAGACCGTGACGATATCAGCTCAACGACTCTGCCACATGAATGAAACTGTCAAAGTACAGTACGTGCACCTCAGCCGTTGCCAAACACTTTTGCAGTCCTTTACTCAATTCGAACTTCCACAAGTATTGATGAATGGATGCGGAAGTGCAAATGGAATTTAACGCTGAAATATATCATATGCAACTACCAAATATACTACTACTGTACGCCCACAAGGGCATACCACTGAAAGATAGGCTTGCTTAATTTAGAGGATTTAATAGAGAGGCGCCAGTAGCCGGATGATGGCCGTTGGCCACGATAGATAGATGTTTTCAGGTATCATAGTCTGTACCGATTATAGTTGCCATGGTGTCTTATGGATCCCTCCACGGCTATGCAAGAGAAAATGAGAAGATGGCCTGTTGTTTGGCGCAAATAGAATGTCACTTGGTTTGCAGTTAGTGGCACAAACATATCTGAGATAGTTTGCAGTTCGTTGAATCCCTTCCTTGAGCTATGCTTTGAACGCCTGTTACGTCTTTGTTCCTCGTGCGCTGTTCCAGCAGCACGGGCTTCCCGGAAATCATCACCGCGGATGGGCGTTTCGTGCGGGCTCCTTCTGATTGAAGGTATGAATCAAATATGCAGCCACGGGAGGTCCCGATGCTTCGCCACTGGCCATATCCCCGGGAGCGCAAGACCACCAGCAACGGCTGGCGGCCGTAATACTTAGGCGTGTGGGGAAGACCATGGGCACCAATACCCGAAGGTGCGTGCGCATCGGCCGGCGGCGTCGGTGGAGCACCTCTCACGCAAGTTGCCGGCTCTCATCGTCTTCACTTCCGCCCGCGGTGGAACACATCTCATCGTTATCACGGTCACGAGAGATTTTATTGATGCCACGGAAACCAAACCGAGCACGACATGGTGCACAGATCGATTAGTATCCGGAGGCAGCGGAACTCGTGCAATTGTCGGACTCTGGAACGGAACAAAACTTGCTCAGGGAATTGAACTCTCCTCCAGTAGTACGTTATAGTGCTTTGCTTGATGTACAACGGCATCTGTGTCTATCATGGTGCAATCATTGTTGACAGAATCGAATCCCTTGCCGTCGTTTTAGAAACCAAGATCTGAAACCTTGCAAATCATTATATTCATGGAAAGCATTATTCTATATATTGTTAGAAGCATAACATGATATggataaaaataacaaaatcaGTAGAGTTAACGTGAAGATGCTTGAAAAGTGTCCCAATTGTAGTATATTCAAACACCATAGCGTGAAAGGATTTTCTTCTTGAGAGCAGCCAAGTGATTCATCAAATTATTGTGGCCCACTTTCGATAAATTTGAGATCATAACCGATTCACAATGTGTGTTTTTTCATAACTCGCAATCTGTCCGCTCGTGCTGTCCCTCTCAAACAAATTAACAGTAGAGCAATATAATCTTCTCTAAATCCCCTGCCACAATTTCTCCCAATCTCCTAAAAATCTGGGCATGCAGCAGGTCTCATGAACCGAGCACACCAGCACATCTTCTCTCCTCCGTGGATGCTGTTTGGAAAAACCGTTGCCTGCCCACCGCTGGCCACCGGACTACATGTCCTCAAAGCCGTTGCTGCCGGAGTAGCCAGCAAATCGAACCATATTGTCTTCTTCATCCCTTGGTCGATCATTGCAAGCGCGGAAGATGTGACAGCTAATACCTGCTTGGAGGAGACGTAGACGATGCAAACGAAGGCAGGCGGAATCCAGAATACGGTGTCGATTTGCTTGGCTCAGAGCAGGTCCTATGGATTTCTTCGACGGAGACAATCATCACATCAGCGATAATGTGTTCAGGCCCTGGGAGGTGGGGAGGTCGGCGGTGGCTGTAGGTACTGCGCCGACGATGACTGAGACATCCGGGGCTACGACTTTGTCTGCTGAGGAAAAGGATAGAGACGGAGTTTGTGCGTTTCTGGAGAGATGCTCCGTCCCTTTTATCTCGTCTCAAGTTGTTGTTTTTTTGAACTGCGTCTCAAGTTGTTGGTTGCCTGGTTTGACTGGGGATCGGTTTCTTCAATCTCACGTCGCGCCGGAAACGGTAAACCAAGCTGAACACGGTTTGTGCTTAACTTACCGGTGGCACAGTGGGTAATTTGTGTCAACTTTTAGGGTAGTTTGAAGTTGGACAAACGACCGAGGAagaaacccttttgcttttattattatcaGTATTATTATTTTTGAAGTACATGCAAGTCAATTAGCGCAAACAGCACCGGCCCAAAAGCCCCGCTAACCTCAATATCAAAAGGCCCACTAGGTCCAGTTTTAGCAGACGTATTACAAACCACATTTTAATTTTTAAAGCGACTGCTAGGGTGTATCTTCTCAAATCAACCGGCCAGCTTGCTCCAGTTCACTTCCTGGAGACAAGCGGCGGCACGCTCTGCTCGTTCCTGAAGTAGTCGCCGGCATCCACCTTTCCCTTGGTGATGGCGAGCCTCTTGAAGTTTCCCCCGAAGTACTTCTCACCCCACGCCTTACCGCTTTCGTAGCTCGTGACGCCGCCGACAACCGTGTTCTCCCCGATGTCCAGGTCCCGGTAGTTCACGTAGGCGCCCCTCGGGTTCTTGCTCACGAACGGCTCCATGAAGTCGTACATGTCCTTGATCCAGTTCGGCGCGTCCGTGCCGTTGCCCGTCCAGAACGCGACGTACTGGATGTTGTAAAGGACGCCGCTCCGGTGAGGGTATGGCGTGGCGGTGTCGGCGATGCTGCCGACTCTTCCGCCGTGAGGCTCCAGGAGGATGATGCCCGCGCCCGCCTTGTTGAACCAGGGGAAGATCTTCTCCCACAAGTCCTTCGTGATGGCCTTCTTGACGTAGTCGGACTTGTTCCGCGAGAAAATGCTCAGGCTGGTCGTCCTGTTGAGGAGCGTCTCCAGGGGCGTCCTGGTGTCGCCGGAGTTGATGTAGACGGTGGACTGCAGCCAGCTCATCTCCCGGCAGTCGGCGCTCGTCATGCCGAGCTCGGGGAACAACCTGCTCATCGTCCTCACGAGCTCGCCGCAGCTGCCGAGATATAGAGACTGGAAGAGAGCATCCCTGCCCACGATCACCCGTATGCTGAGCTCATCTGGAAGGGCCGGCGCGAGCGTTTGCCATTTGGCCACGGCGTTGACAGCGCCCTGGTCGACGCTCTTCCGAATGTTGAAGAACGTCACTGTCGGCGGGACCCGCACGAGCTTGACCTTCCACGACAGCACGATGCCAAagttcccgccgccgccgcggatgGCCCAGAAGAGGTCCCTCTTCATGGCCTTCTTGTCCAGGAGCCGGCCGTTGGCGTCGACAAGCGTGGCGTCGATGACGTTGTCGACGGGCAGGCCGTACTTGCGCATCATCATGCCCATGCCGCCGCCGCTGAAGTGGCCGCCAACGCCGACGGTCGGGCACACGCCGGCCGGGAACGCGAGTCCCGGTGCCGACTTGGCGATGGTGTAGTACAGCTCCCCCAGAGTCGCGCCGGAGTCCACCCACGCGGTGGCCGCGCGACGGTTGATGCGCACGGCGCGGAGGTTTGCGAGGTCGACCACGGCGAACGTCTCGGGGCGCTCGGACCGGTACGAGAGGCCCTCGTAGTCGTGTCCACCGCTGCGCACGCGGACGCGCACGTCGTGGCGTCGGCCACACAGCACGACGGCCTGAACGTGGGACGCGTTGGTGGGCATCACGATGCAGAGCGGCCTCACCGTCGTCGGAGTGAAGAACATGGGGTTCCTGATTGACGACACCAGAACCGAATCGAAGGACCGCGAACTCGGCGTGACCACGAGCTGGGCGGGGATGTTCGCCGAGAGGCACTGGAGGAAGTCGCCGGAGGCAGCTAAGGACGGGATGGTCACGTAGCAAGCTAAGCAAACGGTGAGCAGGAGAGCTGCGCGTGTGGACAACGCCATATTCGCCAACTGGAGCATGGATACGGTGCGTATGCGCATCTCGTCATATCAGCAAGTTATATAGGACATGCTGATCCTCCTACGTAAAAAATGTGTGCAGCGACGACCTTGGGAAACGTGCGTTCGAGTTAGAGAAGTAGTACGAATTAGTCTATGACATGACACTTTTGCCTATGTATAGTAGAGGGACAAAGAAAAGAAGAAGTGAGTTTTTCAAGTAGTAAGACAATGAGACAACCTCTATACATCTACATGTGCTATTAGGTTAAAAGCATGAATGAGAGGAAAGAAAAAATAGTGAAAAAAATTACCCTAATAGTTGATCCTATAACCAACTCTATTAGAGTATGAATAAGTAATAAAAGTGACTTTTGATGACATTGATAGTTTTATATAGCCCGCAGTTGACTCATAAATTTAAAAtggaggccgagctacatgtagccttatgtttaaaaaaattgaaaatcaTATTGATAAGTCTTTAAAAAAATTAGATGTAGCTAATGATGTATAGCGCAAACGATAAAATCTCAATAAGAGTCACTTTATACTTTAGGATACATAAGAATGACAAAATTGTGGACCTAAGTACAGCCAATAGTGCACATTGCTATATAATTTGTCAGATTTTATCATTTTGGTGTAGCCCAAAATATAAAGTACTTCTTGTGATCCTTAAAAAGCGCCCGGAGTTTAGTTCAAATTAGTTCTAACTTAAACTAAACTCCCGACACTTATAGAGATTTTGCATGCTTGGAGTGTAGATCAATGGCTACATTCATGTTTTTTGCATAATTTTTTGAAACTTATAATATGATTTAAGATTGTTTTAGAACAAAGGGCTACATGTATCTTGCCTCCATTTGTCCACACTCGAAGCTTACACCACTTCTGTCCTCGATCCATAATAAGTAAGTGTAGTTCatttagtacaactttatacTAAATCAGCATTATTTATTGTGGATATTTAAACTCTTGGGTTGATGGGCATCGGGAAGTAATGTCAACCCTGTTTTGCTTAGTAGTAGTACTAGTGAATTAGGTTACTTGCATCGGCCGGATTAACTGGCTGGCCTTAGCTGTGTTTGATTAGTAGTACTGTACTATATTTCCAAAAGAACGTTGTCGAGGCAAGGCATCTTTTTCTGCATACGGCATCTAAAGATCATCCGGCTGGGAGTAGACCAAGAACTATCGGACTGACTATTATGTTGCAAGTTGTGCACTTGCATGCGGTAACTAATGGTATTGATCTTCGTGAAGTGCCTTGATAAGCGTTGCAGTCAAATCAGAGTTATCAACCGACTGTGGTAATTTCTGTTGGATCGAGCTGCCACACGCAGCTCCCTCTTCTCCCTCACGATCTCTCATGAACACACACAGGctaacacacgcacacacacgcaGATGAATTAAGGAAGAAGAACGGAAGGAATTTTCCCATAACTCTCTTCTTTGGAAACACACGGACTACATTTTCTTAAAGATCTTATTGATGTACTCAGCAAAATACAAGTGCTTCAATAGAAGGGCAAACACACCCACGCACACATGGTCGAGCCACTACCGCACTACAGGAATCGAACAAGGTGCCGACGgccagctgccctcggcgtagccgcgcctggccctcggcataggctacgccgatggctgccctcggcgtagtccCTCGGTGTCCAGGCCCCTCGGCGTAGTCAGCTTCGCCGTCGGCGTATggctggccgtcggcgtacgtgaCCTACGCTGACGGCCAGGTGTGCCCCTCGGCGTCGCTGCCCTCGGCGTCTcctggcggcgcgtcgtcgccgtTAACGGCGCATCGACAGACGTCGACGGCCTGCCCTCGGCGTACGGCACCGTCCCAGCGA
It includes:
- the LOC127312208 gene encoding berberine bridge enzyme-like Cyn d 4 — encoded protein: MALSTRAALLLTVCLACYVTIPSLAASGDFLQCLSANIPAQLVVTPSSRSFDSVLVSSIRNPMFFTPTTVRPLCIVMPTNASHVQAVVLCGRRHDVRVRVRSGGHDYEGLSYRSERPETFAVVDLANLRAVRINRRAATAWVDSGATLGELYYTIAKSAPGLAFPAGVCPTVGVGGHFSGGGMGMMMRKYGLPVDNVIDATLVDANGRLLDKKAMKRDLFWAIRGGGGNFGIVLSWKVKLVRVPPTVTFFNIRKSVDQGAVNAVAKWQTLAPALPDELSIRVIVGRDALFQSLYLGSCGELVRTMSRLFPELGMTSADCREMSWLQSTVYINSGDTRTPLETLLNRTTSLSIFSRNKSDYVKKAITKDLWEKIFPWFNKAGAGIILLEPHGGRVGSIADTATPYPHRSGVLYNIQYVAFWTGNGTDAPNWIKDMYDFMEPFVSKNPRGAYVNYRDLDIGENTVVGGVTSYESGKAWGEKYFGGNFKRLAITKGKVDAGDYFRNEQSVPPLVSRK